A DNA window from Allokutzneria albata contains the following coding sequences:
- a CDS encoding MarR family winged helix-turn-helix transcriptional regulator, with protein MGIVAALVRSTFLVDAVYAESAREYGITSQQGQLLCVLMARPCGMSELGAMLRLAKSSLTGLVDRTERNGLVRREPDPDDLRAVRVALTPRGSEVVEDFYTETCRRIEELAATLGTEERDTLAGLLSRVVLDNKVPEVFLGPDAGSTTDKSV; from the coding sequence ATGGGGATCGTGGCGGCTCTGGTGCGGTCGACCTTCCTCGTCGACGCCGTGTACGCCGAATCGGCCCGCGAATACGGGATCACGTCGCAGCAGGGCCAACTGCTGTGCGTGCTGATGGCGAGACCGTGCGGCATGAGCGAACTCGGCGCGATGCTGCGACTGGCCAAGTCCAGCCTGACCGGCCTGGTGGACCGCACCGAGCGCAACGGCCTCGTCCGCCGCGAGCCGGATCCGGACGACCTGCGGGCGGTGCGGGTGGCGCTGACCCCGCGGGGCAGTGAGGTCGTCGAGGACTTCTACACCGAGACCTGCAGGCGGATCGAGGAGCTGGCGGCGACGCTCGGCACCGAGGAGCGCGACACGCTCGCCGGGCTGCTCAGCCGGGTGGTGCTGGACAACAAGGTGCCGGAGGTCTTCCTCGGCCCGGACGCGGGTTCCACCACCGACAAGTCCGTGTGA
- a CDS encoding MFS transporter: protein MALKETTHRAGGWPAVSAVAGATFTVVTSEMLPVGLLTPISRDLGVTEGAAGLTLAVTGLVAAMSAPLLVPALGRLDRRSVLCALMAVLTAGNLLAAWSPGFTVMLVARVLVGIGMGGVWAIAASLAARLVPPRSAASATSLIFSGIAVASVLGVPAGAHLGELAGWRAAFAGAGGVSLLVLAALAVSLPPLPAEQAIRLGAMLRLAGAPRVRTGLVVVALLVVGHFAAYTYVRPVLEEVSGVGAGLIGTLLLVYGLFGVAGNFAAGAGAARSPRVTLLVLGGTLSVTMALVPILGLTTLAAAALLVVWGLAYGGVSVAAQSWMLASAPHAREAASALFAGVFNAAIALGALTGGLAADAAGTTAVMWLGAAFAAAAALVLGTAAAATGRATR from the coding sequence ATGGCACTCAAGGAAACAACGCACAGGGCGGGCGGTTGGCCCGCGGTGAGCGCGGTCGCCGGGGCGACCTTCACCGTGGTCACCTCGGAGATGCTGCCGGTGGGGCTGCTGACCCCGATCAGCCGCGACCTGGGCGTCACCGAGGGCGCGGCGGGCCTGACGCTCGCGGTCACCGGCCTGGTCGCGGCGATGTCCGCGCCCCTGCTGGTCCCGGCGCTGGGCAGGCTCGACCGGCGGAGCGTGCTGTGCGCGCTGATGGCGGTGCTGACGGCCGGGAACCTGCTGGCGGCGTGGTCCCCCGGCTTCACCGTCATGCTCGTCGCGCGGGTGCTGGTGGGCATCGGCATGGGCGGGGTGTGGGCGATCGCGGCGAGCCTGGCCGCACGGCTCGTCCCGCCGCGGTCCGCCGCGTCCGCGACCTCACTGATCTTCAGCGGTATCGCCGTGGCATCCGTGCTCGGCGTCCCCGCGGGCGCTCACCTCGGAGAACTGGCCGGATGGCGGGCCGCATTCGCCGGTGCCGGTGGAGTGTCCCTCCTGGTGCTGGCCGCGCTGGCGGTGTCACTGCCGCCCCTGCCCGCGGAGCAGGCCATCCGGTTGGGCGCGATGCTGCGGCTGGCCGGTGCACCTCGCGTGCGCACCGGGCTGGTCGTGGTGGCACTGCTCGTCGTCGGGCATTTCGCCGCGTACACCTACGTGCGGCCGGTGCTGGAGGAAGTGTCCGGGGTGGGCGCCGGGCTGATCGGCACGTTGCTCCTGGTCTACGGGCTCTTCGGCGTCGCGGGCAATTTCGCCGCGGGTGCCGGAGCGGCGCGGTCGCCTCGGGTGACGCTGCTCGTGCTCGGCGGGACGCTGTCGGTGACGATGGCCCTGGTGCCGATCTTGGGCCTGACCACTCTGGCCGCGGCGGCGTTGTTGGTGGTCTGGGGCCTGGCCTACGGCGGCGTCTCGGTGGCCGCGCAGTCGTGGATGCTGGCGTCCGCACCGCACGCCCGAGAAGCGGCTTCGGCGCTGTTCGCCGGGGTCTTCAACGCCGCGATCGCACTCGGCGCGCTGACCGGAGGGCTGGCCGCCGACGCCGCCGGAACCACCGCGGTGATGTGGCTCGGCGCGGCGTTCGCGGCCGCGGCGGCACTGGTCCTCGGCACCGCCGCGGCGGCTACGGGCCGAGCCACTCGATGA